DNA sequence from the Methanosarcinales archaeon genome:
GAGAAATGAAGGTATGGTAAATGTGGGAATGAGCTATGATACCTCCGAATTTGCCGTTGAAAGTATCAGGCAATGGTGGCTTATGTTTGGAAGAAATAATTATCCAAATGCAAAAGGGTTGATGATATGTGCAGATGGTGGCGGGAGTAATGGAAGTCGCAATAAAGGCTGGAAATTTCATCTGCAGGAATTGGTGAACCAAATTAAAATACCTATAACTGTATGTCATTACCCCCCAGGCACAAGCAAATGGAACAAGATAGAACATTGCATGTTCTCATTTATTACAATGAATTGGAAGGGAAAGCCGCTTGTTAGTTTTGAAACAATTGTAAAACTTATCAGTGGTACAAAGACAAATAAAGGTCTTACTGTAGCGTCGCGATTGGATGAAAAGGAATATAATAAGGGAGTCAAAATATTAGGTGAAGATATGGCAAAATTGCAGATACAATACCATTCTTTACACCCTAAATGGAATTATTCTATTTCTCCAAAAGGGGACCCGGATTGATTTGGATATGTTATTTTTCGGCAGACCTGGCCCTGTCGATGTATTCAGGGTTCGCTCGTAACCTGCGGACCGGCTTCGGGAAGATGATCTGCAAGGGTTTTTGTTTTCTTCGACGCTTGCGGCCGGTTGATGTTTGTTCAGGAATTGAAGGTATGATGTTTACTTTAGTTAAATCGGAGATAAAATGCATAAAGGACCCTAAGTTTGCAGCAACCAGAACGAACTCATAAATTGCTTATCATTTTTAGTTATCCTCTGCATTTAAAATTCCATTAAGAAATATATCGATGAATCCGTCAAACTCCTCTTCGGGGTTGCTTAAGATATCCTCGCTGATTACCCCTCTTAGCTGACTCATGTGACAGATATAACTTAGAAAAGTCAACGATGCTGTTCTGGGGTTGATGTTGCGTATTTTTCCATTTTTTAGCTGGGTTTCAAAATATTCACTGATGCGTACTACTATTATTTTAATAACAGATTCAAGAATCACGGCAACTTCAGGATCCCTGCGCCCTTCAGCAATCAATATGACCATAATGTTTACCCGTTCTCTCATTACTTCCAGCAGACTTCTGCCAAGGGTGTGAAGACTTGTTTTAATGTCCTCTTCTTTTTCAATTTGTAATACCGAATCGAGGGTTTTAAGAATTACTTCCCGATTTCTGGTAATGACTGCTCGAAGTATATTCTCTTTTGACTGGAATTTACGGAATAGTGTCACTTCATTGACACCAGCCGCTTCTGCTATTTTTCGAGTTGTTGCCCCATCATATCCCTTTCTTGCGAACACTTTTATCGCAGCATCCATAATTTTTTGCTCAGTTTTATCCATGAATACATGCAATTAGTCTGGGATTTAAGAATAATGTTTTGGTAAGTAAATCAAAACCTAAGCGAAAACTATAAATTAAGAAGGCAAATACTTACATACAAGGTCAAATC
Encoded proteins:
- a CDS encoding ISAzo13 family transposase, with amino-acid sequence RNEGMVNVGMSYDTSEFAVESIRQWWLMFGRNNYPNAKGLMICADGGGSNGSRNKGWKFHLQELVNQIKIPITVCHYPPGTSKWNKIEHCMFSFITMNWKGKPLVSFETIVKLISGTKTNKGLTVASRLDEKEYNKGVKILGEDMAKLQIQYHSLHPKWNYSISPKGDPD
- a CDS encoding TetR/AcrR family transcriptional regulator, which produces MDKTEQKIMDAAIKVFARKGYDGATTRKIAEAAGVNEVTLFRKFQSKENILRAVITRNREVILKTLDSVLQIEKEEDIKTSLHTLGRSLLEVMRERVNIMVILIAEGRRDPEVAVILESVIKIIVVRISEYFETQLKNGKIRNINPRTASLTFLSYICHMSQLRGVISEDILSNPEEEFDGFIDIFLNGILNAEDN